A part of Tigriopus californicus strain San Diego chromosome 10, Tcal_SD_v2.1, whole genome shotgun sequence genomic DNA contains:
- the LOC131887854 gene encoding LOW QUALITY PROTEIN: peroxiredoxin-like 2A (The sequence of the model RefSeq protein was modified relative to this genomic sequence to represent the inferred CDS: substituted 1 base at 1 genomic stop codon), whose product MSVLSQWPWILTGAVSGFIAYCNLPSAWILPSQKATEDWLRPTQLKPIANLNSVVPAHTLWDETGAVVMAVRRPGXSLCRDEALQLSELVPHLNKMGVPLVGILHETLGAEEFKSFFQGDLYLDEEKRFYGPKERRMLIMGFLRWSVYQQIFATKSKNVDGNLKGDGTLLGGVFVLGKKGQGVLYEHREGYFGDHCNITEVMEAVHTISGHTK is encoded by the exons ATGTCGGTGCTGTCCCAATGGCCCTGGATCTTGACCGGGGCAGTCTCGGGCTTCATTGCTTATTGTAATTTGCCTTCAGCTTGGATTCTACCTTCGCAAAAAGCCACTGAGGATTGGCTGCGGCCCACCCAGCTCAAACCTATAGCCAACTTGAATTCGGTTGTGCCCGCCCATACGTTGTGGGATGAAACAG GTGCCGTGGTCATGGCGGTGCGTCGACCCGGATGATCTTTGTGCCGAGATGAGGCTCTCCAACTGTCAGAGTTGGTACCTCATTTGAACAAGATGGGCGTGCCTCTTGTGGGGATTCTTCACGAGACCCTAGGAGCCGAAGAGTTCAAGTCTTTCTTCCAG GGAGATTTGTACCTGGATGAAGAGAAACGATTCTACGGTCCTAAGGAGCGGCGCATGCTCATTATGGGCTTCTTACGATGGTCAGTTTACCAACAGATTTTCGCCACCAAGAGCAAAAACGTGGATGGAAACCTTAAA GGTGATGGTACGCTATTGGGTGGAGTCTTCGTGTTGGGTAAAAAAGGCCAAGGGGTTCTATACGAACACCGAGAAG GCTACTTTGGCGATCATTGCAACATCACAGAAGTGATGGAGGCGGTCCATACGATTTCGGGCCATACCAAGTAA
- the LOC131889473 gene encoding WD repeat-containing protein WRAP73-like — protein sequence MVVHFSRTLSCSNALVQWSPNGQFMAHVTQTRLTIRHADSLAVMANQVVDDDIGSLCWAPDSEFLAVGVPSLGLVHVFSPFNSDWTAKITQGAMGLSGILFSADSRHVLVWAPFFVSLTIWSLTSRKVKFIEHPKRFASGPDGALMAVVEKAQSGESLAWYRCSDWHLVKRVAPAIGDIEDLTWSPKSDSLVVWSGSLHYALQVFSDRGVSQFLFQKNTLELGIQIAQFSPCGQLLHMGTCDGRIRVFNTLNWTLVDDLELGPEINGSHTECVVYEESDRPVRSVDGQVIQDLLNLKETQVVVVKSRPVMLSEIPVDVRKPNPRIGIQAMAQSDDGFFLAVRKKSCPCVVFIWNLEELQLRSVFVCQSPCK from the exons ATGGTGGTCCATTTTAGCCGCACACTATCCTGCTCCAACGCTTTGGTCCAATGGAGTCCCAACGGACAATTCATGGCCCACGTGACTCAAACTCGTTTAACCATTCGTCACGCCGACTCCTTGGCCGTGATGGCGAACCAAGTGGTCGACGACGATATCGGGTCATTGTGTTGGGCCCCCGACTCTGAGTTCTTGGCGGTGGGTGTGCCCTCCTTGGGTCTGGTCCACGTGTTTTCCCCCTTCAACTCGGATTGGACCGCCAAGATCACGCAAGGGGCCATGGGCCTGAGTGGTATCCTTTTCAGCGCTGACAGTCGACACGTGCTGGTTTGGGCTCCATTTTTTGTCAGTCTGACCATTTGGTCCCTCACCTCTCGGAAGGTCAAGTTCATTGAGCATCCCAAGCGCTTCGCCTCCGGTCCCGATGGCGCGTTGATGGCGGTGGTAGAGAAGGCGCAGTCCGGCGAAAGCTTGGCGTGGTACCGATGTTCGGATTGGCATTTGGTCAAGCGAGTGGCTCCCGCCATAGGTGATATTGAAGACCTCACCTGGAGCCCTAAAAGTGATTCACTGGTGGTGTGGAGTGGCTCCCTTCACTATGCTCTTCAGGTGTTCTCGGACCGAGGTGTGTCtcaatttttatttcagaaaAATACGCTCGAATTGGgcattcaaattgctcaattttcgCCTTGTGGGCAACTTCTACACATGGGCACGTGTGATGGCCGAATTCGAGTGTTCAATACCCTAAATTGGACCCTGGTGGACGATCTGGAGTTGGGTCCCGAAATCAATGGTTCTCACACTGAATGTGTCGTATATGAGGAGAGCGACCGTCCCGTACGCAGTGTCGATGGCCAAGTCATCCAAGATCTGCTCAATTTAAAAGAGACGCAAGTGGTCGTGGTGAAATCACGACCCGTCATGCTGTCAGAAATACCAGTCGATGTGCGAAAGCCCAACCCGCGAATCGGGATCCAGGCAATGGCCCAGAGCGACGATGGCTTCTTTTTGGCCGTTCGGAAAAAGTCATGTCCATGTGTTGTGTTCATCTGGAACTTGGAAGAGCTTCAGCTGCGAAGTGTATTCGTGTGTCAAAGTCCG TGCAAATGA
- the LOC131887852 gene encoding N-acetyltransferase family 8 member 3-like: MKVLIRHFAYGDQSQVYSLVTEATMSTVWKCFITLAQREFCIHVSLMLSSVIFVLGDIQLHYCVLTLPFTLFMLGIAIWLAHRIKAWKFHTDLKDIDANYHPSTRKGFWVAILLEGDYRDATTEFVRDNSHYAKAAQEGQIIGTIAIDIKSDPDRKEPPDSVAWLRRMAVAKPYRKRGIGVALVDVALAHCSEQKFRAVELITTEFHEAAKALYMAKGFSISNSFPKEFVFGLIPITMYRFRRSCTRNTSLEEA; the protein is encoded by the coding sequence ATGAAGGTCCTGATCCGTCATTTCGCCTACGGGGACCAGTCTCAAGTGTACTCACTCGTGACCGAGGCCACCATGTCCACTGTTTGGAAGTGCTTCATCACTTTGGCTCAACGAGAGTTTTGCATCCACGTGTCACTCATGCTCTCGTCGGTCATTTTCGTGTTGGGCGATATTCAACTCCACTATTGTGTTCTAACGCTTCCGTTCACGTTGTTCATGCTGGGCATTGCCATATGGCTGGCTCATCGCATCAAGGCGTGGAAATTTCACACTGACCTCAAAGATATCGATGCTAACTACCATCCGTCCACGCGGAAAGGCTTCTGGGTGGCCATTTTGTTGGAGGGTGATTATCGGGATGCGACCACGGAATTCGTGCGCGACAATTCCCATTATGCCAAAGCAGCGCAGGAAGGTCAAATCATCGGCACCATTGCCATCGATATCAAAAGCGACCCGGATCGAAAAGAACCGCCCGATTCCGTGGCCTGGTTGAGACGGATGGCGGTGGCCAAACCATATCGAAAAAGAGGCATCGGGGTAGCTTTGGTGGACGTAGCCTTGGCTCATTGCTCTGAGCAGAAATTTCGTGCCGTCGAATTGATCACCACGGAGTTTCATGAAGCGGCCAAAGCCTTGTATATGGCAAAAGGTTTCAgcatttccaattcatttcccaaagaatttgTTTTCGGCTTGATCCCCATCACTATGTACAGATTCCGACGATCTTGTACCAGAAACACCTCCCTTGAGGAGGCCTAG
- the LOC131887856 gene encoding NADH dehydrogenase [ubiquinone] 1 beta subcomplex subunit 8, mitochondrial-like — protein MSTWSLLAKQTGKNMMGLRTGMWALRARSGGIMVTSVRTAADRPDPWNYLWQPGPYPRTQEEREAAAKKYGLIVEDYKPYPDDGRGLGDYPNLPVRCMDSKPGQYNWDIPEEKRNFGEPLHMNFHLMLASRPSLSVRPRYTQFQYLRWFLGLISFFTLFQLIAGEYEWFHPFSERQTPGPYKKKFYSFELE, from the exons ATGTCGACTTGGAGCTTGTTGGCCAAACAAACGGGAAAGAACATGATGGGCCTCAGGACTGGGATGTGGGCCTTGCGGGCTCGATCCGGAGGCATCATGGTCACGTCAGTACGCACGGCAGCCGACCGACCCGACCCGTGGAATTACCTGTGGCAACCTGGACCATATCCACGCACCCAAGAAGAGCGCGAGGCAGCGGCCAAGAAATAT GGATTGATTGTCGAGGACTACAAGCCGTACCCGGACGATGGCAGAGGTCTGGGTGACTACCCGAATTTACCCGTACGATGCATGGACTCCAAACCGGGCCAATACAACTGGGATATCCCCGAGGAGAAGCGAAACTTCGGCGAGCCTCTGCAcatgaattttcatttgatgctCGCTTCTCGGCCTAGCCTCTCCGTCCGGCCACGCTACACTCAATTCCAATATTTGCGTTGGTTTTTGGGactcatttctttcttcaccTTGTTTCAGCTTATAGCCGGCGAGTACGAATGGTTCCATCCCTTCTCTGAGCGTCAAACTCCTGGGCCCTACAAGAAAAAGTTCTATTCCTTTGAGTTGGAATAG
- the LOC131887860 gene encoding H/ACA ribonucleoprotein complex subunit 2-like protein, translated as MVKDKKNTSVVEDDSDKVSYEEKLKFVSVIAKPMASKKLAKKLYKCIKKGSKQKDLIRNGLKDVQARIRKGERGLIVFAGDVTPIEVMCHLPAVCEEKNIPYVFTPSRQDLGTAMGVKRGSLMVMIKESNDYKDILDECQKEIQALPTPVPE; from the exons ATGGTGAAGGATAAAAAGAACACCTCGGTGGTCGAGGATGATAGCGATAAAGTGTCTTACGAAGAAAAGCTCAAGTTCGTCTCGGTTATCGCCAAGCCCATGGCCtccaagaaattggccaaaaag TTGTACAAATGCATTAAGAAGGGCTCCAAGCAAAAAGATCTCATTCGCAACGGTCTCAAGGACGTTCAGGCCCGGATTCGTAAAGGCGAGCGCGGTCTGATTGTATTTGCCGGGGATGTCACGCCCATTGAGGTCATGTGTCATTTACCGGCGGTGTGTGAAGAAAAGAATATCCCCTACGTGTTCACACCCTCCCGACAAGATCTCGGCACGGCCATGGGCGTCAAACGAGGATCATTAATGGTCATGATCAAGGAAAGCAACGACTATAAGGATATTCTGGACgaatgtcaaaaagaaatccaagctCTGCCCACCCCTGTCCCTGAATAA
- the LOC131887837 gene encoding schwannomin-interacting protein 1-like codes for MNNFLSRVQTQWQAARVSEVNHELGKVKETLVQESSQYLHNLRSDAVQVGSLIRSESLRFSTLFGSTATTADTQPQHAHASEAQSLALNRLPKSASLPVIQAHTQPSKHRGTKYQYKSSEAPPVLTEEVDEGPTQSLDQSVIDRFIRVVEVTESSTRVSAPPTTVGHPIRPNTREEIRKKLAASFGSTHHDSDPELRPNGFRKGFLPADNHDLQICFINEVVSSGEDDDHDDHDDEDPRTDSTCGVDQKEDSSEDSDTEEAVYPRSRIDWESFRNPDLESPQALQSPPASSHRDEKRRRKFKKKLSKLQKEVQVNLSDCQAIAKKLVDKERLKRGQNNPLRQLLGVSNDRFTLSQLGTYNFASLQVIVNHLHNQIESHNQELVQLLIQKDELQIEQDSQLLDIEDLTHNLPLSQTL; via the coding sequence ATGAATAACTTCCTGTCGCGCGTCCAGACTCAATGGCAAGCGGCTCGAGTCTCGGAAGTGAACCACGAATTAGGCAAAGTCAAGGAGACCTTGGTTCAAGAGTCCTCGCAATATTTGCACAACCTACGTTCAGACGCGGTCCAAGTGGGATCGCTCATTCGCTCAGAATCTCTCCGATTCTCCACCTTGTTCGGCTCGACCGCCACGACCGCCGACACCCAGCCCCAACACGCCCATGCATCCGAGGCCCAGTCATTGGCCCTTAATCGTCTGCCCAAAAGTGCCAGTTTACCCGTGATTCAGGCCCACACCCAGCCCTCCAAACATCGAGGTACCAAATATCAATACAAGAGCTCCGAGGCCCCGCCTGTTTTAACCGAGGAGGTGGACGAAGGTCCAACTCAATCGCTGGACCAATCCGTGATTGATCGGTTCATTCGGGTGGTTGAAGTGACGGAATCTTCCACGCGGGTTTCAGCCCCGCCCACCACTGTCGGACATCCCATCCGCCCCAATACGCGTGAAGAAATCCGCAAGAAATTAGCTGCCTCTTTCGGCTCCACTCACCACGATTCCGATCCTGAACTTCGGCCCAACGGTTTTCGCAAGGGTTTCCTTCCGGCCGATAATCACGACCTCCAGATTTGTTTCATCAACGAGGTCGTATCGAGTGGGGaagacgacgaccacgacgaccacgacgacgaagaTCCTCGAACGGATTCCACCTGTGGCGTAGATCAGAAAGAGGACAGTTCAGAAGACAGTGACACGGAAGAGGCCGTCTACCCGCGATCTCGAATCGATTGGGAGTCGTTTCGAAATCCGGATCTTGAATCGCCCCAAGCACTCCAATCCCCCCCCGCCAGTTCGCATCGAGACGAGAAACGGCGAAGAAAGTTCAAAAAGAAGTTGTCCAAGTTGCAGAAAGAGGTGCAAGTAAATCTCAGTGATTGTCAAGCCATCGCTAAAAAGTTGGTCGATAAGGAGCGACTGAAACGAGGTCAAAACAATCCACTACGGCAACTGTTGGGCGTGTCCAACGACCGCTTTACCCTGTCTCAGTTAGGCACGTACAATTTTGCTTCACTCCAAGTGATCGTCAATCATCTGCATAATCAAATCGAATCTCATAACCAAGAACTCGTGCAACTCCTCATTCAAAAAGACGAGCTTCAAATTGAGCAAGACAGCCAGCTCCTGGATATCGAAGATCTGACGCACAACCTGCCCCTCAGCCAAACCTTATAA